In Chitinophaga sp. HK235, a single window of DNA contains:
- a CDS encoding BamA/TamA family outer membrane protein — protein sequence MTRKLLLLLFVGCSYKALAQQDTVPRSSTDTIAHNGLYQRILHYLQHTNEERKHKKVDLSFIGGPVYTPETSAGIAVMVAAQYRTDRADSLLPVSNVAVFGSVSLTGFYGIGINNTTIFPKDRFRMSIRASFSSRPDKYWGIGYEEGSDKNHFTKYLLLTEKFQSDFSINLSNKFYAGASIHIQNAQARDIDTAGGKPLMQPDNVFGMGIGPFIVYDTRDFIPNPSRGMFARVGYRFYPSFLGNKTVFSKLELQFDWYRRLWRGAIIATDIYAEKQSGDVPWNLLSQAGGTNRLRGYYEGRFRDRNYLTGQAELRQRIYRRSGCVLWVGGGNVFPRLNELSLSETLISYGIGYRWEFKNRVNIRLDYGRGRDQSGFYFGINEVF from the coding sequence ATGACAAGAAAACTCTTACTGCTGCTATTTGTCGGTTGCAGTTATAAAGCACTGGCTCAACAAGATACTGTTCCCCGGAGCAGTACCGACACGATAGCCCATAATGGGCTATACCAGCGCATTCTACATTATCTGCAGCATACCAATGAAGAACGGAAACATAAAAAAGTGGATCTCAGCTTTATCGGCGGACCGGTATATACACCAGAAACCAGTGCCGGCATTGCCGTCATGGTGGCCGCACAATACCGCACCGACCGGGCAGACAGCCTGTTACCCGTTTCCAATGTAGCTGTTTTCGGTTCTGTATCTCTCACCGGCTTTTATGGTATCGGCATCAACAACACCACCATCTTCCCCAAAGACCGCTTCCGCATGAGTATCAGAGCCTCTTTCAGCTCACGCCCCGACAAGTACTGGGGTATTGGCTATGAAGAAGGTTCCGACAAAAATCATTTTACCAAATACCTGTTGCTTACAGAGAAGTTTCAATCAGACTTCAGTATCAACCTGAGCAATAAATTTTATGCAGGTGCCAGTATACATATACAAAACGCACAGGCCAGAGACATTGACACAGCAGGAGGCAAACCGCTCATGCAACCCGACAATGTTTTCGGCATGGGTATAGGCCCTTTTATAGTGTATGACACACGTGACTTCATCCCCAATCCCTCCAGAGGCATGTTTGCGAGGGTAGGCTACCGCTTCTATCCTTCCTTTCTGGGCAACAAAACCGTTTTCTCCAAACTGGAACTGCAGTTTGACTGGTACCGTCGTTTGTGGCGCGGTGCTATTATTGCTACCGATATCTATGCAGAAAAACAAAGTGGTGATGTTCCCTGGAACCTGCTCTCACAGGCCGGCGGCACCAACCGGCTGCGTGGTTATTATGAAGGCCGTTTCCGCGACCGTAACTACCTCACAGGCCAGGCAGAGCTGCGGCAGCGCATCTATCGTCGCAGCGGCTGTGTATTATGGGTAGGCGGTGGCAATGTATTTCCGCGCCTCAATGAACTGAGCTTAAGTGAAACACTGATCAGCTACGGTATCGGCTATCGGTGGGAATTCAAAAACCGGGTGAATATACGCCTGGACTACGGCCGCGGCAGAGACCAGTCCGGTTTTTACTTTGGCATCAACGAAGTATTCTAA
- a CDS encoding DNA/RNA non-specific endonuclease, with protein MRINFRLLATYIALLLIVACAKDDIRKSAPGTAGKPDTIVVNPPVTPTEPGAVPGDNGHLLLGNPTDAKSDLVLLENYLMDQQYFMEAYSKNGGIPVWVSWHLQADDCPGTVDRSNDFRSDVNLPLGWYQVMASSYNGSVTGFDRGHNCPSGDRTATKPANSATFLMTNMIPQAASLNQIPWANMEDFIRQTVKNGNEAFIVMGSYGKGGRGDKQTAFVETLDNGRITVPKQVWKVVVIIPKGTNDLARVDANATVIAVDMPNDNTLYTGSGKTTAWKDYLCTVETLEAKANAAGVPLNLFKKLPESVRTQLKKKLYN; from the coding sequence ATGAGAATTAACTTTAGACTGCTAGCGACCTATATCGCTCTGCTACTGATCGTTGCCTGTGCCAAGGATGACATCCGCAAATCCGCTCCCGGTACGGCCGGCAAACCAGACACCATTGTCGTAAATCCACCTGTAACACCTACTGAACCGGGCGCCGTTCCTGGCGATAACGGACACCTGCTGCTGGGTAATCCTACAGATGCTAAATCAGATCTTGTTCTCCTTGAGAACTACCTGATGGACCAACAGTACTTTATGGAAGCTTATAGTAAAAACGGCGGTATCCCCGTTTGGGTAAGCTGGCATCTGCAAGCTGATGATTGTCCCGGAACGGTTGATCGTTCCAATGATTTCAGATCTGACGTTAATCTTCCATTGGGATGGTATCAGGTAATGGCCTCCAGCTACAACGGCAGCGTAACCGGATTTGACCGCGGCCACAACTGCCCTTCCGGCGACCGTACTGCCACCAAACCCGCTAACAGCGCTACTTTCCTGATGACCAATATGATCCCGCAGGCAGCCTCTCTCAATCAGATACCCTGGGCCAATATGGAAGATTTTATCCGTCAAACTGTTAAAAACGGTAATGAAGCTTTCATCGTTATGGGCTCCTATGGCAAAGGCGGACGTGGCGACAAACAAACTGCTTTCGTGGAAACACTGGATAACGGCAGGATTACAGTACCCAAACAAGTATGGAAAGTAGTAGTGATCATTCCCAAAGGCACCAATGACCTGGCACGTGTAGACGCCAACGCTACTGTGATCGCCGTGGATATGCCCAATGACAATACACTCTATACCGGCTCCGGAAAAACTACTGCATGGAAAGACTACCTCTGCACCGTAGAAACGCTGGAAGCCAAAGCTAATGCAGCCGGTGTTCCACTGAACCTGTTTAAAAAACTGCCTGAAAGCGTAAGAACACAGTTGAAGAAAAAGCTGTACAACTAA
- a CDS encoding DUF5689 domain-containing protein has translation MNKLYKQFVQFSGAMLMLALVVAGCKKTFDEPPYKDGNPDLQVTNTLAELQAMYKGSPVDITNDMVLSGVVIGDDKSGNLFKQIVIQDNTAGINIQLDASNLNAKYPIGRRVYIKAKGLTLGAYGGLLELGYGVNDSKQPVRIPQALIDSFLVGGSSGNVVAPLELYLDQLNGKYQNMLVKIKRAQVLVADTSKTFGDPTKGQAYVSIGIQDTTKGSLVIRTSSYANFTATKVPKGAGELTGIYTIFNTDNQLVIRDVTDVAKMTGNRNEPVVPPATNIELKTSPLLINFDDIATDLPVGVTVRASASATYLGNDSIAAFKKAPLKWADVAFGFKNFASGTDMTMDSAKQVAATNRALGVRQTGAAEAGVAFVFEIKNTTGKKNLKMSFKLQSLDAASTRVTTWAVDYGAGDTPASFTAANATGTLTTGGGASNNTVTVDFGSALDTSNNKVYIRIVTLGKTSGSGNRASSAIDDVQFSWN, from the coding sequence ATGAATAAATTGTATAAACAATTCGTACAATTCTCCGGAGCAATGCTGATGCTGGCCCTGGTTGTTGCCGGTTGTAAAAAGACTTTTGACGAACCTCCCTATAAAGATGGCAATCCTGATCTGCAGGTAACCAATACCCTGGCTGAGCTGCAGGCCATGTACAAAGGCAGTCCTGTAGACATTACCAATGATATGGTGTTGTCCGGTGTGGTAATCGGTGACGACAAATCCGGAAACCTGTTCAAACAGATCGTTATCCAGGATAACACTGCCGGTATCAATATCCAGCTGGACGCCTCCAACCTGAATGCTAAATATCCTATCGGTCGCAGAGTATACATCAAGGCCAAAGGCCTGACCCTGGGCGCTTACGGCGGTTTGCTGGAACTGGGTTATGGTGTGAATGATTCCAAACAGCCGGTACGTATTCCTCAGGCGCTGATAGACAGCTTCCTGGTAGGCGGTAGCTCCGGTAACGTAGTAGCTCCGCTGGAACTCTACCTGGACCAGCTGAATGGCAAATACCAGAACATGCTCGTGAAAATCAAAAGAGCACAGGTGTTGGTAGCAGATACCAGCAAAACCTTCGGTGATCCAACAAAAGGACAGGCTTATGTAAGCATCGGTATTCAGGACACTACCAAAGGCAGCCTGGTAATACGCACCAGCAGCTACGCCAACTTCACCGCTACCAAAGTACCTAAAGGCGCTGGTGAACTGACCGGTATCTATACCATCTTCAACACAGACAACCAGCTGGTAATCCGCGATGTGACCGATGTCGCTAAAATGACTGGTAACCGTAATGAGCCTGTTGTTCCTCCGGCTACTAACATTGAGTTGAAAACCTCTCCGTTGCTGATTAATTTTGATGATATCGCAACAGACCTGCCGGTAGGTGTTACTGTAAGAGCCAGTGCTTCGGCTACCTACCTCGGTAATGATTCCATTGCTGCTTTCAAGAAAGCACCTTTGAAATGGGCTGATGTAGCTTTCGGATTTAAGAATTTTGCTTCCGGAACAGATATGACTATGGACTCTGCCAAACAAGTAGCAGCTACAAATCGTGCGCTTGGTGTTCGTCAGACTGGAGCAGCAGAGGCAGGTGTGGCATTTGTGTTTGAAATCAAAAACACTACTGGTAAAAAGAACCTGAAAATGAGCTTCAAGCTGCAATCTCTGGATGCTGCCAGCACACGTGTGACTACCTGGGCGGTTGACTATGGTGCTGGAGATACTCCTGCTTCCTTTACTGCAGCCAATGCTACCGGGACATTGACTACTGGTGGTGGTGCCTCCAATAATACTGTTACCGTTGATTTCGGCAGCGCGCTGGACACCAGCAATAATAAAGTATATATCCGCATTGTTACGCTGGGTAAAACTTCTGGCTCTGGAAACAGAGCATCTTCTGCCATCGATGATGTGCAGTTCTCCTGGAATTAA
- a CDS encoding TonB-dependent receptor encodes MNRSARIFSKRLFTGISLLLAAPGVFSQVKKDSVAALELKEDIRSNIPVIVLDENDADNNAGSSGQSISSILYGGRDPYYSGVFNFNAARFKLRGYDASYFDTYINGAPVKNLTNGYTAWSLWGGLNDVMRSRITSIGLRPIDFAYGDIGGANYIDTRASKQSKELSVGYAQSNRNYNNRVMASWSTGLMSNGWAFSVAGSFRYAGQGYVDGTFYNGASYFASIDKKINKHHLLSFTTFGTPTVYGGQTAATQEMYDLAGSNFYNPSWGYQQGKKRSANYTSNFQPYFILNHEWTINNKSSLKTTGSYSFGDRTRTALDWYNAPDPRPDYYRNLPSYATDDATRQLLASIFTNDVNARQINWDNLYEVNRHSIGKDGLRSRYILEDRITSTQKGNFNSVYNTLLDKNIEFTAGISYNVQQDHNFKRVNDLLGGDYYLNLNQFAERDFPGSSQMNQNDLDDPNRVLKKNDKFGYDYTLSLNEAKAFMQTVFKYNHFDFFLSGAYSSTSMWRTGNVRNGLYPDNSKGKSTVYTFINYAAKGGITWKIDGRNYLFANGSYATRAPFVESVFTSPRIRNTAQNDVRSEQIIDVEAGYVLNWEKLKLRLNGYYTNFKDGMDVLSYYDDSYQNFVNYALSNIGKEHYGMEIGLEAPLYKGLSIKAAANIGRYYYNTRQNAVVTVDNSATVLANETVYSKNYRIGQTPQEAYTVGLNYQGKKAWFVNLNVNYFDQMWVSMNPIRRTERATNGVEPGSDLWKSVLAQEQLPGQTTVDIFGGKTFRIKTGKIRSTLVFTAGVNNLLNNQKMITGGFEQLRFDYTDKNVNKFPAKYYYAYGLNYFASLALRM; translated from the coding sequence ATGAATAGATCTGCTAGGATTTTTTCCAAAAGACTGTTTACGGGAATTAGCTTGCTGCTTGCTGCTCCCGGCGTTTTTTCCCAGGTGAAGAAAGACAGTGTGGCAGCACTGGAACTGAAGGAAGATATCAGGAGCAACATCCCCGTAATTGTGTTGGACGAAAATGATGCTGACAACAATGCCGGATCATCCGGACAAAGCATCTCTTCCATCCTTTATGGCGGCCGTGACCCTTATTATTCCGGCGTCTTTAATTTTAATGCGGCCCGCTTCAAATTACGCGGATATGATGCTTCCTACTTTGATACCTATATCAATGGAGCGCCTGTTAAAAACCTCACCAACGGCTATACGGCCTGGAGTTTATGGGGTGGCCTCAATGATGTGATGCGCAGCCGTATTACCAGTATTGGCCTGCGTCCTATCGATTTTGCCTACGGGGATATTGGTGGTGCCAACTACATCGATACCCGTGCATCCAAACAAAGCAAAGAGCTGAGTGTAGGTTATGCACAATCCAACCGCAACTACAACAACCGTGTAATGGCCAGCTGGTCTACCGGTCTGATGTCCAACGGATGGGCCTTTTCCGTAGCCGGTTCTTTCCGCTACGCCGGCCAGGGATATGTTGATGGTACCTTCTACAACGGTGCTTCCTACTTCGCATCCATCGACAAAAAAATCAACAAACATCACCTGTTGTCATTCACTACCTTCGGTACGCCCACCGTTTACGGCGGACAAACAGCGGCCACGCAGGAAATGTATGACCTCGCAGGTTCCAATTTTTACAATCCTTCCTGGGGGTATCAACAGGGTAAAAAAAGAAGTGCCAACTATACCAGCAACTTCCAGCCTTATTTTATCCTCAACCACGAATGGACCATCAATAACAAAAGCAGCCTGAAAACAACCGGTTCCTATTCCTTCGGTGACCGCACCCGCACTGCACTGGACTGGTACAATGCTCCGGACCCACGCCCGGATTACTACCGCAACCTGCCTAGTTATGCCACCGATGACGCTACCCGTCAGCTGCTCGCCAGCATCTTTACCAACGATGTAAATGCACGTCAGATCAACTGGGACAATCTCTATGAAGTAAACCGTCACAGCATCGGCAAAGATGGCCTGCGTTCCCGCTATATTCTGGAAGACAGAATTACTTCCACGCAAAAAGGTAATTTCAACTCCGTTTATAATACCCTGCTGGATAAAAATATCGAGTTCACCGCCGGTATTTCCTACAATGTACAACAGGACCACAACTTCAAAAGAGTAAACGATCTGCTGGGTGGTGATTATTATCTCAACCTGAACCAGTTTGCAGAAAGGGACTTCCCCGGCAGCAGCCAGATGAATCAGAACGACCTGGACGATCCTAACCGTGTACTGAAAAAGAACGATAAGTTCGGTTACGACTATACGCTGAGCCTCAATGAAGCCAAAGCCTTTATGCAAACGGTCTTCAAGTACAACCACTTCGACTTTTTCCTCTCCGGCGCTTATTCTTCCACTTCCATGTGGAGAACCGGTAATGTCCGTAATGGTCTGTATCCTGATAATTCCAAAGGCAAGTCCACTGTTTATACCTTTATCAACTACGCCGCCAAAGGTGGTATCACCTGGAAAATAGATGGCCGCAACTATCTGTTCGCCAACGGCTCTTACGCTACCCGCGCACCTTTCGTGGAAAGTGTGTTCACCTCTCCACGTATCCGCAACACTGCCCAGAACGATGTTCGTTCCGAACAGATCATTGATGTGGAAGCAGGCTATGTGCTCAACTGGGAAAAGCTGAAGCTCCGTCTCAACGGTTATTATACCAACTTCAAAGATGGTATGGACGTGCTGAGTTATTACGATGACAGCTACCAGAACTTCGTGAACTATGCTCTTTCCAATATCGGTAAAGAACACTATGGCATGGAGATAGGTCTGGAAGCTCCGCTGTATAAAGGTCTGAGCATTAAAGCTGCCGCCAACATCGGACGCTACTACTACAATACCCGCCAGAACGCAGTGGTAACTGTAGACAACAGCGCTACCGTATTGGCCAACGAAACTGTTTATTCCAAAAACTACCGCATCGGCCAGACACCGCAGGAAGCATATACCGTAGGACTCAACTATCAGGGTAAAAAAGCCTGGTTCGTGAACCTCAACGTTAACTACTTCGATCAGATGTGGGTGAGCATGAACCCCATCAGACGTACAGAACGCGCTACCAACGGCGTAGAGCCCGGCTCCGATCTGTGGAAGAGCGTCCTCGCACAGGAACAACTGCCAGGTCAGACAACCGTAGACATCTTCGGTGGTAAAACCTTCCGCATCAAAACCGGCAAAATCAGGTCTACACTGGTATTCACCGCAGGTGTCAACAATCTGCTGAATAACCAGAAAATGATTACCGGTGGTTTTGAACAGCTGCGTTTCGACTACACTGATAAGAACGTGAATAAATTCCCCGCCAAGTATTACTATGCATATGGCCTGAACTACTTTGCTAGCCTGGCTTTACGCATGTAA
- a CDS encoding endonuclease/exonuclease/phosphatase has protein sequence MIRRGILWLSLCLAVTCTYAQSKQYKVVNIGFYNLENFYDTTHQQGVNDYEFLPQGQKRYTGEVYLDKVKNLASVIKDIGTNISPEGLTILGVAEIETRGVLEDLTQHPLLKDRGYEIVHYNSPDARGVDVGLLYNPRHFKVEHSAPLPVELPADAAGNRHKTRDVLWVKGNLDGQTLHVLVNHWPSRLGGEAASAPLRAIAASVCRTLIDSLLQQEPDANIVVMGDLNDNPTNESLTRVLKAGGDQQKLKAGELFNPWVSFYNKGIGTLAYQDAWALFDQIVISQNLLSKKEGQFRFYKANIFKRDDMIQTSGRYKGYPKRTYDFDNYAGGFSDHFPTFISLIKAIE, from the coding sequence ATGATCAGAAGAGGAATATTATGGCTATCTCTGTGCTTGGCCGTGACCTGCACCTATGCTCAAAGCAAACAGTATAAAGTAGTCAACATCGGTTTTTATAACCTGGAAAACTTTTACGATACCACCCATCAGCAAGGGGTAAACGATTATGAGTTTCTGCCCCAGGGCCAGAAACGATATACCGGTGAAGTATATCTTGATAAGGTTAAAAACCTCGCCAGCGTAATAAAGGATATTGGCACCAACATTTCTCCTGAAGGACTGACTATCCTGGGCGTAGCGGAAATAGAGACCCGTGGCGTGCTGGAAGATCTTACACAACACCCGTTGTTAAAGGATCGTGGTTATGAAATCGTGCATTATAATTCTCCTGATGCCAGAGGGGTAGATGTAGGACTCCTGTACAATCCCCGGCATTTTAAGGTGGAACACAGTGCTCCCCTGCCGGTAGAACTGCCTGCTGATGCGGCCGGCAACCGTCATAAAACAAGAGATGTGCTGTGGGTGAAAGGTAACCTCGACGGACAAACGCTGCATGTGCTGGTCAACCACTGGCCTTCCAGACTGGGTGGTGAAGCTGCTTCTGCGCCATTACGCGCTATTGCAGCAAGTGTCTGTCGCACACTTATTGACTCACTGTTGCAGCAGGAGCCCGATGCCAATATCGTGGTGATGGGCGACCTCAATGACAACCCAACCAACGAAAGCCTCACCCGCGTTTTGAAAGCCGGTGGCGATCAGCAAAAGCTGAAAGCCGGTGAACTTTTCAACCCATGGGTATCTTTCTACAACAAAGGTATCGGCACCCTCGCCTATCAGGATGCCTGGGCTTTGTTCGACCAGATCGTCATCTCTCAGAATCTGTTGTCAAAAAAAGAAGGACAGTTCCGTTTCTATAAAGCCAATATTTTTAAACGGGATGATATGATACAGACCAGTGGCCGTTATAAGGGCTATCCCAAACGGACCTACGATTTTGATAACTATGCGGGTGGGTTCTCCGATCACTTCCCGACATTCATCTCTCTGATAAAAGCAATTGAATAA
- the xseB gene encoding exodeoxyribonuclease VII small subunit, with amino-acid sequence MMEQELTYEAAYAELQEIAAEIENETVSVDVLAERVKRASLLIEFCQQKLRATEAEVNNIIKQMEGKPGA; translated from the coding sequence ATGATGGAACAGGAACTGACTTATGAAGCCGCTTATGCTGAGCTGCAGGAGATAGCAGCAGAAATAGAAAATGAAACCGTTTCAGTAGATGTACTGGCCGAAAGAGTAAAACGGGCTTCCCTGTTGATAGAGTTCTGTCAGCAGAAGCTAAGGGCCACAGAAGCGGAGGTCAACAATATCATCAAACAAATGGAAGGCAAGCCGGGAGCTTAA
- the xseA gene encoding exodeoxyribonuclease VII large subunit, giving the protein MTAPESIKLSALTGKIQQALSNVFGEETYWVVADVTNHSFYAQKGYHYFDLVEKDTSSSAIVAKVSAVAWGNGAIRIKEFEYVTGQQFRNDIHVLVKVAVSYHQVHGLQITLLDIDTSFTIGMLEQQKQQTLQRLLTECADFIRKEGDRYITRNSQLSFGAVIQKIAVITSGNSAGFQDFRHTLDYNRFGYKFQVDTYFTVVQGETKAELVQQRLIDVYMSGIPYDAVVIIRGGGAQTDFLLFDTFLLGRAVAKFPIPVITGIGHQKNETITDMMAHSPTKTPTKAAELIIAHNKSFEDAVSGLQQTILIKAQQLFSEHYKALSALNSAVINQSRTVLQHHREILHGYHSLVSHGSRSVLQHHQHALLNLSSAILSRPRMVLAAKQNELQNLVANIRSFNRLYTQNKRGQLAHYDTLFKLMSPVNILKRGFAIVYAGDKIINSALSVDPGSHITVRLHDASLEATVTAKTPHDGTGTDL; this is encoded by the coding sequence ATGACTGCACCTGAATCCATAAAACTCTCTGCGCTTACCGGCAAGATCCAGCAGGCCCTTTCCAATGTATTTGGAGAAGAAACCTATTGGGTGGTCGCCGATGTGACCAACCATTCCTTCTATGCCCAGAAAGGATATCATTATTTCGATCTGGTGGAAAAGGATACTTCTTCCAGCGCCATCGTGGCCAAAGTATCTGCGGTGGCCTGGGGTAATGGTGCTATACGTATCAAGGAGTTTGAATATGTGACCGGCCAGCAGTTCAGGAACGATATTCATGTACTGGTGAAAGTGGCTGTCAGCTACCATCAGGTGCATGGTCTGCAGATCACCCTGCTCGATATCGATACCAGCTTCACCATTGGCATGCTGGAACAGCAGAAACAACAGACCCTGCAAAGATTGCTGACGGAATGTGCCGACTTTATCCGTAAGGAAGGAGACAGGTATATTACACGAAACAGTCAACTTTCCTTCGGGGCAGTCATTCAGAAAATCGCAGTCATTACTTCCGGAAACTCCGCGGGTTTTCAGGATTTCCGGCATACACTGGATTATAACCGTTTTGGTTATAAGTTTCAGGTTGACACTTATTTTACCGTTGTACAGGGAGAAACAAAAGCTGAGCTGGTACAACAGCGGCTGATTGATGTGTACATGAGTGGCATCCCTTATGATGCAGTGGTGATTATCCGCGGTGGTGGCGCGCAAACAGACTTCCTGTTATTTGACACTTTCCTGCTGGGCAGGGCAGTGGCCAAGTTTCCCATTCCTGTCATTACCGGTATCGGTCATCAGAAAAACGAGACCATCACCGATATGATGGCACACAGTCCTACCAAAACGCCCACCAAGGCAGCAGAACTGATCATTGCACATAACAAATCTTTTGAGGATGCTGTGAGCGGATTGCAACAAACCATTCTGATCAAAGCGCAACAACTTTTTTCGGAGCATTACAAAGCCTTGTCTGCGTTGAATTCGGCTGTGATCAACCAGTCACGTACCGTGTTGCAGCATCATCGTGAAATATTGCACGGATATCACAGCCTGGTGTCGCATGGCTCCCGTTCGGTATTACAGCATCATCAGCATGCGTTGCTGAACCTGAGCAGTGCGATCTTGTCCCGGCCCAGGATGGTGCTGGCAGCCAAACAAAATGAGTTGCAAAACCTGGTGGCCAACATCCGTTCCTTTAACCGGCTGTATACGCAGAATAAACGCGGACAGCTGGCACATTATGATACCTTATTCAAATTGATGAGTCCTGTCAATATATTGAAACGTGGCTTTGCCATTGTATATGCAGGCGATAAAATTATCAACAGCGCTCTTTCGGTAGATCCCGGCAGCCACATTACTGTACGGCTGCACGACGCATCACTGGAAGCCACCGTTACAGCAAAAACACCGCATGATGGAACAGGAACTGACTTATGA
- a CDS encoding DUF4846 domain-containing protein: MRTVHAIQLLTLCAGISACNAAGHTLPDTPALAVEAAVAPATVGEIPLPAGYARIPQAPGTFGAWLRKMDLKKDHTVYLYDGRRKANQEAQYAVLDISVGNRDLQQCADAVMRLYAEYLYTSGKEQQIGFHATDGTWMDYASWRLGYRFVPQQGKLSKQRLAQPSTDRAGFMQYLQTVFAYAGTLSLSRELQTVAATREILPGDVFIRGGSPGHAVIVMDVARNTAGEKVFMLAQSYMPAQNIHVLKNPAAEGPWYPASFGGKLITPEWIFSQSELARFPG; this comes from the coding sequence ATGCGTACCGTACATGCCATTCAGTTATTGACCCTTTGTGCCGGCATCAGCGCCTGTAATGCTGCCGGCCATACATTACCGGACACACCTGCGTTAGCTGTGGAGGCTGCAGTAGCGCCAGCCACTGTAGGTGAGATTCCGCTGCCGGCCGGCTATGCCCGCATTCCGCAGGCCCCGGGCACTTTTGGTGCCTGGCTCCGTAAAATGGATTTAAAGAAAGATCATACCGTGTATTTGTATGATGGTCGTCGCAAAGCCAATCAGGAAGCACAATATGCCGTTCTTGATATTTCCGTGGGCAATCGTGATCTGCAGCAATGTGCAGACGCCGTGATGCGCCTGTATGCCGAATACCTGTACACATCGGGTAAAGAACAGCAGATCGGTTTTCATGCGACGGATGGTACCTGGATGGATTACGCCAGCTGGCGGCTGGGCTATCGTTTTGTGCCGCAGCAGGGTAAACTCAGCAAACAGCGCCTGGCACAGCCCTCTACTGACAGGGCTGGTTTTATGCAGTATCTTCAAACAGTATTTGCATATGCAGGTACCTTGTCGCTGAGCAGGGAGCTGCAAACGGTGGCGGCTACGCGTGAGATACTGCCGGGTGATGTATTTATCAGGGGTGGTTCCCCCGGACATGCGGTGATTGTGATGGACGTAGCCCGAAACACGGCAGGGGAGAAGGTTTTTATGCTGGCACAGAGTTATATGCCTGCTCAAAATATCCATGTCCTCAAAAATCCTGCTGCTGAGGGGCCCTGGTATCCCGCTTCCTTCGGGGGAAAACTGATCACACCGGAATGGATATTCAGTCAATCTGAGCTGGCCCGTTTTCCGGGATGA
- a CDS encoding GTP-binding protein: MTKNNPVKVYLVTGFLGAGKTTLLNSLLQQFSTLRNIVIENEFGKVNIDASLVSAKVDDVYELTSGCICCSLDNDLLEVLGNILQLEDRPDQLFIETTGIADAGNIIGMFSMPEVKAHYQLVSTICVVDAENVEERLEQVTEVGKQLSCADVIVLNKVKGLPVPDLLRLQQLLEEVNPLAFITATEDGNVRVGDMQPRERIGRDQAPLVAPVKTAHKINTVLFESPHPFNLNMLVFVLDLHFNGYPEQLYRIKGYVAVQNDPQKYLVQSTGKYLHILPVGPWGDVTPASTLVFIGKELKTATIQRILQPAQKESAG; the protein is encoded by the coding sequence ATGACAAAAAATAATCCTGTTAAAGTGTATCTGGTGACCGGCTTTCTGGGTGCCGGCAAAACCACATTGTTGAACAGTCTCCTGCAGCAGTTCAGCACGCTCCGCAACATTGTAATAGAAAATGAATTTGGTAAAGTCAATATCGATGCTTCACTGGTATCGGCCAAAGTGGATGATGTATATGAACTGACCAGTGGCTGTATCTGTTGTTCGCTGGACAACGACCTGCTGGAGGTGCTGGGAAATATCTTACAGTTGGAAGACCGGCCGGACCAGCTTTTTATCGAGACCACCGGTATTGCAGATGCGGGTAATATCATTGGTATGTTCAGTATGCCAGAGGTGAAAGCCCATTACCAGCTGGTATCTACCATCTGTGTGGTGGATGCGGAAAATGTGGAAGAACGTTTGGAGCAGGTGACAGAAGTAGGAAAACAGCTTTCCTGTGCCGATGTGATTGTGCTCAACAAAGTAAAAGGGCTGCCGGTGCCGGATTTGCTGCGGTTGCAGCAACTGTTGGAAGAAGTCAACCCGTTGGCTTTTATCACCGCCACAGAAGATGGTAACGTGAGGGTAGGTGATATGCAGCCCCGGGAGCGGATAGGGCGTGACCAGGCGCCTCTTGTGGCTCCGGTAAAAACGGCCCACAAAATCAATACTGTATTATTTGAATCGCCCCATCCTTTTAACCTGAATATGCTGGTGTTTGTACTGGACCTTCATTTTAACGGATATCCGGAACAGTTATACCGCATCAAGGGATATGTGGCTGTACAAAACGATCCGCAGAAATACCTGGTACAGTCTACCGGTAAATACCTCCATATCCTACCGGTCGGGCCCTGGGGCGATGTGACACCGGCTTCCACGCTGGTGTTTATCGGTAAAGAGCTGAAAACGGCCACCATCCAGCGCATACTGCAACCTGCCCAAAAAGAGTCTGCCGGGTAG